A single window of Oreochromis aureus strain Israel breed Guangdong linkage group 7, ZZ_aureus, whole genome shotgun sequence DNA harbors:
- the LOC116324950 gene encoding uncharacterized protein LOC116324950 isoform X4: MSKLPGNTGVSLLGDKSLDPVSFCQQRIEKHRSRMFLCRLMNRPTSFICSVQGMRELLCEKTSLFLKDPTDLMTNMYGDTIVTTNGEEACLLRLSLTTLFTGSCLGSWSDYITSVCERCLKDLSVSGQPESVYSVLSLWGQSWCWAFF, encoded by the exons ATGTCTAAACTACCAGGAAATACAGGTGTATCGCTGCTCGGGGACAAGTCCCTGGACCCGGTGAGCTTCTGCCAGCAGAGGATCGAAAAACACCGGAGCAGAATGTTTCTGTGCCGCCTAATGAACAGACCGACATCCTTTATCTGCTCCGTGCAAGGGATGAGAGAGCTGCTGTGTG AGAAGACCAGTTTGTTTCTTAAGGATCCAACTGACTTGATGACAAACATGTATGGTGACACCATTGTTACTACTAATG GTGAGGAGGCATGCCTTCTCCGCCTGTCACTTACCACCCTCTTTACAGGAAGCTGTTTGGGATCGTGGAGTGATTATATCACAAG TGTATGTGAGCGCTGTCTGAAGGACCTCTCTGTCAG tgGTCAGCCAGAGAGTGTGTACTCTGTTTTAAGTCTCTGGGGACAGAGCTGGTGTTGGGCCTTTTTCTGA
- the LOC116324950 gene encoding putative cytochrome P450 120 isoform X2, with amino-acid sequence MWSSGFSIALDARNKLMDIIKDKLENDKEGFVGSLGSLPLPDSSSAAQHLLLFISALIPKALASLLTSFTLALGGNEQEEARRQATEDPDYLRRVLLEVRRLWPPFIGGRRIADQDSTLMGLHVPKDFGVIYISHAVHRDPEVFQEPDAFLPERWSGRNEGHEHFLCSFGNGQQ; translated from the exons ATGTGGTCGTCGGGTTTCTCCATTGCCCTGGATGCCAGGAACAAACTGATGGACATCATCAAAGATAAACTGGAGAATGACAAAGAGGG TTTTGTTGGCTCTCTCGGTTCTTTGCCGCTGCCTGACTCAAGTTCTGCAGCCCAGCACCTGCTGTTGTTCATTTCAGCGCTGATCCCGAAAGCCCTGGCGTCTCTGCTCACCTCCTTCACATTGGCACTGGGTGGGAATGAACAG GAAGAAGCCCGTCGTCAAGCAACAGAAGACCCTGATTACCTGCGCCGGGTGCTGCTGGAGGTGCGGAGGCTATGGCCTCCTTTCATTGGTGGACGCAGAATAGCTGATCAG GACTCCACGCTCATGGGGCTTCATGTTCCTAAAGATTTTGGTGTGATTTATATCAGCCATGCTGTCCATCGCGACCCGGAGGTGTTTCAGGAGCCTGATGCCTTCCTGCCAGAGAGATGGAGCGGAAG
- the LOC116324950 gene encoding putative cytochrome P450 120 isoform X3, which yields MWSSGFSIALDARNKLMDIIKDKLENDKEGFVGSLGSLPLPDSSSAAQHLLLFISALIPKALASLLTSFTLALGGNEQEEARRQATEDPDYLRRVLLEVRRLWPPFIGGRRIADQDSTLMGLHVPKDFGVIYISHAVHRDPEVFQEPDAFLPERWSGRKRACTC from the exons ATGTGGTCGTCGGGTTTCTCCATTGCCCTGGATGCCAGGAACAAACTGATGGACATCATCAAAGATAAACTGGAGAATGACAAAGAGGG TTTTGTTGGCTCTCTCGGTTCTTTGCCGCTGCCTGACTCAAGTTCTGCAGCCCAGCACCTGCTGTTGTTCATTTCAGCGCTGATCCCGAAAGCCCTGGCGTCTCTGCTCACCTCCTTCACATTGGCACTGGGTGGGAATGAACAG GAAGAAGCCCGTCGTCAAGCAACAGAAGACCCTGATTACCTGCGCCGGGTGCTGCTGGAGGTGCGGAGGCTATGGCCTCCTTTCATTGGTGGACGCAGAATAGCTGATCAG GACTCCACGCTCATGGGGCTTCATGTTCCTAAAGATTTTGGTGTGATTTATATCAGCCATGCTGTCCATCGCGACCCGGAGGTGTTTCAGGAGCCTGATGCCTTCCTGCCAGAGAGATGGAGCGGAAG